One window of the Runella slithyformis DSM 19594 genome contains the following:
- a CDS encoding PorP/SprF family type IX secretion system membrane protein, which produces MLSVYLCFCVVFHSTIVFAQQLPQYSQYLQNNFLLNPALAGIESYADAKMSYRQQWAGLEDAPRTLYMTAHLPIGNPDFEIAPASPRFSYGRQREPVLPAAHGGAGVSLIRDQTGPWTRFSMSVSGAYHYPLNEEWQVSAGLAAGITQHTLDFDRIRLANPLDPVAAVGKVNTFRPDLHAGVWVYSTDFFGGFSVQQLLGAKLRFRSSGYDWQGQLVPHFFLTAGYRLPITDEWDFTPSVLFKKSSKAPVSWDLNFKFSYLNQLWFGLAYRKSDAFLGWVGTRVAQKFSVSYTYEYVLSSLQSRTSGSHEITLGLTLGSGEHYSSPRSFW; this is translated from the coding sequence ATGCTCTCCGTGTACCTCTGTTTCTGCGTGGTTTTTCATTCAACAATTGTATTTGCACAGCAATTGCCTCAATACTCCCAATACCTCCAAAACAACTTCCTGCTCAATCCCGCCCTGGCGGGCATTGAAAGCTATGCCGACGCCAAAATGAGCTATCGTCAGCAATGGGCGGGCTTGGAGGATGCTCCGCGTACCCTGTACATGACGGCCCATTTACCCATCGGCAATCCTGATTTTGAGATAGCGCCCGCGTCGCCGAGGTTCAGCTACGGGCGTCAGCGGGAACCGGTGCTGCCGGCGGCGCACGGCGGAGCAGGCGTTTCGCTCATTCGTGACCAAACGGGCCCCTGGACGCGGTTTTCGATGAGTGTCTCGGGAGCATATCATTATCCGTTGAACGAAGAGTGGCAGGTCAGCGCGGGGCTTGCGGCAGGAATCACGCAGCACACGCTGGATTTTGACCGTATTCGATTGGCCAACCCATTGGACCCCGTCGCAGCGGTGGGGAAGGTCAATACCTTTCGCCCCGATCTGCACGCGGGAGTGTGGGTGTATTCGACCGATTTCTTTGGAGGGTTTTCCGTGCAGCAGTTGTTAGGGGCCAAACTGCGATTTCGTTCTTCCGGTTACGATTGGCAGGGCCAACTCGTCCCTCATTTTTTTCTCACGGCCGGCTATCGGCTGCCCATTACCGACGAATGGGACTTTACGCCCTCGGTACTGTTTAAAAAGTCTTCAAAAGCGCCTGTCTCTTGGGATTTAAACTTCAAATTCAGTTACCTGAATCAGCTTTGGTTTGGGCTTGCGTATCGGAAAAGCGATGCTTTTTTGGGATGGGTCGGTACACGGGTAGCGCAGAAGTTTTCGGTCAGCTATACGTATGAGTACGTCCTTTCTTCTCTCCAATCCCGTACGTCGGGCTCCCATGAGATCACACTGGGGCTTACTCTCGGTAGCGGAGAGCATTATTCGTCACCTAGAAGTTTTTGGTAA
- the crtD gene encoding 1-hydroxycarotenoid 3,4-desaturase CrtD: MKKTAAIIGAGIAGIASAVRLANQGYDVHVFEANSYPGGKLSSFEVKGYRFDAGPSLFTMPHLVDELFRLSGKDPQAYFDYIRLDEVCRYFWDDGVRLTAQADRQAFAREMEEKLGEPAAHVLAYLQDSAVKYNVTEKLFLHRSLHKLGTYFNRDAFKGYANMHRLDAFTTMNRANERRFQQPRVVQLFNRYATYNGSDPYQTPATMNIIPHLEYNIGAFFPKKGMVDITESLVKLAEDLGVKFYFNTKVAKIETSENRVTGLTFEPTADRSGRRSSFLAPRSFDIVVSNMDVVNTFRKLLPDAKQPERILRQPKSSSALIFYWGVKKSFSELGLHNILFSNDYRAEFEHLFHQKTMYSDPTVYLNITSKHKPDDAPDGGENWFILVNAPNNEGQDWEALIAQSRKDVMKKVSKTLGVNIADHIECEEILDPRSIESKTSSSQGALYGNSSNNRFAAFLRHANFSREFKNLYFVGGSVHPGGGIPLAILSAKIATDLIDS; this comes from the coding sequence ATGAAAAAAACAGCAGCCATCATCGGCGCGGGCATTGCGGGCATCGCCTCCGCTGTTCGTTTGGCCAACCAAGGATACGACGTTCATGTATTTGAAGCCAACAGCTACCCGGGCGGGAAGTTATCGAGCTTTGAGGTCAAAGGCTATCGTTTTGACGCCGGTCCGTCGCTGTTTACGATGCCGCACCTAGTGGACGAACTCTTCCGGCTCTCGGGCAAAGATCCGCAGGCGTATTTTGACTACATTCGGTTGGATGAAGTGTGCCGTTATTTTTGGGATGACGGCGTTCGCCTGACCGCCCAAGCCGACCGACAGGCATTTGCGCGGGAAATGGAAGAGAAATTGGGTGAACCGGCCGCGCACGTTTTGGCCTATTTACAGGACAGCGCCGTCAAGTACAACGTTACCGAAAAACTGTTTCTGCATCGCTCGCTGCATAAGCTCGGTACCTATTTCAACCGCGATGCCTTCAAAGGCTACGCCAATATGCACCGTTTGGACGCATTTACGACCATGAACCGCGCCAACGAACGACGCTTTCAACAGCCGCGCGTGGTACAGCTTTTCAACCGGTATGCCACCTACAACGGCTCAGACCCCTACCAAACGCCCGCGACGATGAACATCATTCCGCATTTGGAATACAATATCGGGGCCTTCTTTCCCAAAAAAGGAATGGTGGACATCACGGAAAGTTTGGTCAAATTGGCCGAAGATCTGGGCGTGAAATTCTACTTCAATACCAAAGTGGCAAAAATAGAAACGTCAGAAAACCGGGTGACAGGTTTAACCTTTGAACCCACCGCTGACCGCAGCGGCAGACGCTCCTCATTTCTCGCTCCTCGCTCCTTTGACATTGTCGTCTCCAACATGGATGTGGTGAATACCTTCCGTAAACTACTTCCCGATGCCAAACAGCCCGAACGCATCCTGCGGCAGCCCAAGTCGAGTTCAGCCCTGATCTTTTATTGGGGGGTGAAAAAAAGTTTTTCGGAATTGGGCCTGCACAACATCTTGTTTTCAAACGATTATCGGGCTGAATTTGAGCATCTGTTCCACCAAAAAACGATGTACTCCGACCCGACCGTTTACCTCAATATTACCTCCAAACACAAACCCGATGATGCACCCGATGGCGGTGAGAATTGGTTCATTCTGGTCAATGCGCCCAACAATGAAGGACAGGACTGGGAAGCGCTGATTGCGCAATCCCGTAAAGACGTGATGAAAAAAGTATCGAAAACATTGGGCGTAAACATCGCTGACCATATTGAATGCGAAGAGATTTTGGACCCGCGCAGCATTGAGTCCAAAACCTCAAGCTCGCAGGGGGCACTGTACGGCAACAGCTCCAATAATCGTTTTGCGGCTTTTTTGCGCCATGCCAATTTCTCCCGGGAGTTTAAAAACCTTTACTTTGTGGGGGGCAGCGTTCATCCCGGCGGTGGTATCCCTTTGGCGATCCTGTCGGCTAAGATTGCAACCGATTTGATTGATTCTTAG